In Penaeus vannamei isolate JL-2024 chromosome 13, ASM4276789v1, whole genome shotgun sequence, the sequence cccccccctattatcatcaatattcgtaccatcaaaatcattatattcCATTTCATATCATCAATGCTGTTGCTGcttgttgatgtttttctttgttatcatcattatgattattgactaatatcattatcatcataattatcgtaattatcgttatcattgttactatttgtagtagttatcatcattgtttttatcattaccatacttattattattattatcatgctcattgttgtcaatattgtcataattatcattattatcattatcatcattattagtatcactattattatcattaatatcattattatcattatcatcatgattatcattgttgttattgttattatcattattatcattttttacttttgttattatatttattgttgttgttatttatgatcattatcgtaattatcatcattattattattgttgttattatcgttatcattattgttgttgttgttcatcgttatcattatgattatgattatcattattgatatgattaatattactattattttgagtatcatcattatcatcatcactgttattgatgtcatcattatcatccttattatcctcactgttattgttatcattctcatcaatattgtcattggtattattataaagAATCATAATCGTTTGCATTATCATACATTGCCAtcgtcactcttatcattataatatgattatcattaactttttagTCTATCATGATAAAATCAtcactcttctttcattctttctcttctctccttctctcatttactCTAATCTTATTTATGTACTCTCCTGTACATTCTAATAAATCCTTCCTATGattaatcaacaaaaacaaatatgcaaTGGGTATTCTAGAGCGTTGCGTCATTGAGCAAAATAGTATGATTCATTGAAAAAAATTATCGGCTCCAAGTACAGTTTGTACTGCAAGTGACAAATGCTTTATTGAGTTTCCGGTTTGCAATTTGCCTCTCCTGTTCGCTTTCTTTGTTGTCGTTGCTTTGTTGCATCAACTAAGAAGGATATGATACGATACGACATGAGTGAAGTTCTAACAAAAAATATCGTGGTTTAGTTTTACAtacttctactattgctactagtgctattaccactactacaactactaataataatgatactgattattattactactcctactgctgctactattgttactactactactgctactattgttattgctactactactactacaacagttactattgctactactgtgaCTCCTTccactacctctactactactactaatcttactactactgctactacttctaccaaacttactaccactacttctactaaacttactacaactactataaatatcattattattatcattactctaattatctctccgccttccttcctccagcGATGAGAACTCCCGCGCAGGCGCCGACGGCGGTGGTCTTCgcgactctcctctccctcgtcgtCCAAGCCTCCGCCTCCAAGTACGTGGTGATCGAGGAGGACGACCAGAACTACCTGCCGCCCCTCTCTGTCGCTCAGGGGGACGACCCGGAGGAGGGCGACTCTCTCAAGGTCGACCTCGAGTCCCAGGAGGAGATCGACAAGACGTGTGAATGTTACAACGAGTACCAGATCAGCTGTTTCGAGAGGATGAAGGCGAGTCACTCTTTTCttggtctctttttctctctttctctctttttgtttctcctttttctctttccctctctctccctctgtttatgtcggtctcgctctctctgcctctctctcgtgtGCGCGCacgctcctttctctttatttcttactgCCCTTCTCTCCACTACACTAATTTGGATTTACTGAACTGTTTGATTTAATAACTTTAATGTCTGAAATTTTCAAAATCTTAATTAGTACACTATCCTTTCAAAGTTTTCATCCCACGAAATAACTATGAAACTGAAATAATGTTATCAATCTCCACTCGAGAATTTGGAATTTAAGGGAATCTCGAGAAAAAATTaaattttgacttacctaattttcAGTTGGGTAGCATGACTGTAACGGTCTTCAGGCTCATGGGATGGATCgaattaattcctctgttgagttTGTGCCAAATGCCATAATGGTCATTGAAACATTCTTAACCATAAATCCAGTGACgacgggtaaaaatgtttggcaagagGATGTAATAACGGGATTGTTGGCACACATCGGCAGTTTCCCGTTTCCGCCCGGCTCgtttggtagtttgcgagcgacatttggcacctaaaagcttttattttgctaaatttataaaaatataataagttTGAAAGTTTATCTTCATTATAGGTGCTATTGCCAAAATCTTTACCATACAAATGAAGCCGCTgctatcagagaaaaacaaactctgtcAGTCGAGCCAATGGCACAGGAATGGGcatgaataaatcaaaataaacggggcatatcataatgtaaacCTTAGTAATGCCaattataatacaaaaaaggaataatttctACTAACGTAATTCATATCAAAAGTTAACTCTAtatcctctcttttcctactaGTTATAGATCAATgaccattaacataaacaaaataaagatatatgtgagacggaatcgagaccctcactccGCCTTCTACCATTATCTtaccatgattttacttgcacatGAAATAATCGTTTCCCTTCCtgcaattttttatattttcctgtcTTACACTTTTCCTAAAAAAATAATTCcacttctctatctattcattgatactgcTGGAACTGTCTCCTCTGATTAGTTTCGTTGCTGTATCCACAAATTAAAAATGAATATCTAATTAAATAACTAAAATATTTCCTAGCAACAAAGcgtcatggcgtgttgttttcgctacattttctcaaccttttcttctctctccctgtatgaGGCAGAAGCTAGGACTATTCtaaattatcacaaatcaatacaaagggattttatGATTACGTTAAtctacttatcaagcattacgaTCTGTAATATCAGACTCCTCTGACCAGATAGTGTTAAAATATTGAACTTACTGCTTTCTCCAATATGTACTGTTAACATTTAGACAAACAAACCATTCACCGAGTCATTATGATGTAGTCTAACTGTTaggacactaaattttgctatattgttaTGActttaagaatataaaaaaaagtatgtaaaAAAAACGTTTCAGTGGAGTCCATACATCTTTAAAATTGGAACCAACACATGTTTTAAATGTCAAATATATAGcgatctagacatatatatatatatgtatatatatatatatatatatatatatatatatatatatatatatatatatatatatatatatatatatatatatatatatatatatatatatatataccccacctcctcctgtaacttcttattcatacctcatccaaccctcgtctttttcttcatacctccttcccttatcctcctcttccttatccctttattcttctcttcctacctcctccacctccccccatccttctctccctacctccccactcatccccctcccatccttctctccctacctccccctcctccttctcttcctgcctccctttcccctcctactactcctccacctccccctcatccttctctccctacctcccccttcatccccctcccatccttctctccctacctcccccttcatcctcctcctcctctacctccccctcctccccttaccctcctcttccctctcccttccacctcatccAACCGagattaaccccccctccccctcccccttccccccctacagaTGTACGGAGCCTTCATCATCTACGGGATGTGCACCTCTGGCCACATGACGGGTCGGAGGAGGAAGCGAGCCAGGGTGAgtcctctctctgactgtctttctctcctttttttctttttttttctctttttcttttttgattttctttgatttttttccttttctctttaatttttctcgttttttttttttttctttctttcttttttttctttttttctcttttttttcttttcttttgttctcatttttctttctttcttttctttttttctgtttttctttttttattctctttctttcggatAGTATATACTTTGTTGTGAAATGTCTTGCTTGATATTTGCACAGCTTCGAGGGGTTttctgggggaaggggaagggaggggaggggaaggggagggaggggaggggagggaggggaagggaagggaagggaagggaaggggaaggggaaggggaaggggaaggggaggggggggaggggagggaaggggaggggagggaaggggagggaagggaagagaagggaagggaagggaagggaagggaaggggaaggggaaggggagggggggagggaagggaagggaagggaagggaaggggagggaaggggaggaggggttgtttttgcttttgcctTTCCCGCGGAGTCTGTTTCGACTCCTGACGAAGCACCTCCTTCAGAGCGACGTCGAGGAGGACAACTTCCCCGCCACGCCCCCGCCCTTCTACCGGGACAACAGCTGCAGGAGCACCTCGCCCATCATCTTCTCTTCGTCGGGCATGAAGGAGCGCGTCACCATCGGCAAGGCCCCGTACCTCCTCATCTGCAGGAACAGCATCGGGCCGCAGCTCAAGTTCCTGACGGTGACGGGGGTGGAGAAGGTCGTGGTCTCGGCGGGGGCGCTGAGGACGCGGACCACCAACGTCGTGGTGACCTTCTCGGACATCGGGCAGAATCTGACCATTCCCGAGGGCGCCTTCTCGGTGCAGACGGACCCGgcgggcggcggcgacggcggcctgGAGAGCGACTCGGGAGGCTTTCCCCCGGTGGAGGTGGAGCTGAAGGTGCAGGGCGTCCCCGGGCTGGAGCTGAAGAGCAGGAGCATCGTGGCCCCGAGGGTGACCCTGGACGTGCGGCAGGCCCAGGCGCTGGTCATGGGCCCCGACGCCGTCGTCCCCTTCGCCAACCCGGACGCCTCTGGACTCACGATCGTCGACACGGCCAAGGCGGTGATAGAGAGTCGGGCCATGACCTTGGGCATCCTGCTGATCACATACACGAATAAGCTGTTCCTGAAGGACTCCGCCTTGAAGGTGGGCCCCGAATACGGCGGGGAGGCGTCCCTGGAGCACATCGACTACGCCTCCTTCGGGTCGGAGGCCCTCAGCCTCGGGCCCGACGTCATTCTCACCATCAACGACGTGACAATCTCGGAGGCCGGAAGGAGGGCGATCCACAACTTCAACTCGAGAGTCGAACCCCTCACGAAGGTCACGCTCACCGAGGTGCAGGGCGCGGGCCTCGAGAGGGGAGCCGTGTGCCTGGTGGGGAGTACGGCCATCACCTTCCGGGTGTTCCTCGAGGACGGGCAAGGCCGGCCAGCGGGCTGCATTGAAGGCAGGACCCTGCACGAGGGCCTAACTGAAGGCAGTACTAATCACGCAGTCATTTGCTCGGCTCCTTCCACCTCCGGCACCCTGTGCGGCCATGACGAGTGCAGATTCTGCAACCCTGACCTGCCAGGTGAGTTAAGCTATTAGTGCAAACTCCGGTTACTTCCACTCCATAAGTTCAGAAATTCCAGTTGCTACTCTTTGACCAGCACCTTTTGGTTGTAACAAACTATTTCAtttatctaaaaaaacaaaaacaaaaaaacgggggTTCTGTTACACATAATTATTTAGTTTTGAAACATTTCAGAAACATCAACCGAAACAACCAGCATAACGCTCCCAATAAGGACAACGTTAGCAACTACTACAGAAGGTAAACAACACAGACCAAGTCCCAAATATGCCATATCCTCATTTCTATAGCTATCGACGTGttataaaatgaaagagagagagagagagcgaaaaagagaaggggagggggaggaagagatgagagagagagaaaaaaaaaaaacgaaaaagagaggaagagaggtgagagagagagataggagggagggagggagagagggagagagagagagagagggaaggaggaagagggggagagagagaggaaatttctTGAATTATAACCAAAaattcgtatttttttccttccttcccaccttcgaGGGAGCGACAGCCCCTCTTCAACCTCACTGTCCACACCTACGACCGCGGCTGAGGAAATCCTAGCGACCGATGCCTCAATACTCCCGGCATATTACGAACACGACTACACCTACGACACGTGGGAGAACGAGACCGTGGTTTCCCCGCCTGAAAGTACGACTCCTTTCGACTTCTTGGGGATCCCTCTCTACCTGCTGATCATCGCCGTCTGCACAGccaccattctccttcttctggTTGCTTACTGCCTCTGGTCTTACTACCGGAGCAAGAGAGTGAGTAGG encodes:
- the LOC113810180 gene encoding uncharacterized protein — its product is MRTPAQAPTAVVFATLLSLVVQASASKYVVIEEDDQNYLPPLSVAQGDDPEEGDSLKVDLESQEEIDKTCECYNEYQISCFERMKMYGAFIIYGMCTSGHMTGRRRKRARSDVEEDNFPATPPPFYRDNSCRSTSPIIFSSSGMKERVTIGKAPYLLICRNSIGPQLKFLTVTGVEKVVVSAGALRTRTTNVVVTFSDIGQNLTIPEGAFSVQTDPAGGGDGGLESDSGGFPPVEVELKVQGVPGLELKSRSIVAPRVTLDVRQAQALVMGPDAVVPFANPDASGLTIVDTAKAVIESRAMTLGILLITYTNKLFLKDSALKVGPEYGGEASLEHIDYASFGSEALSLGPDVILTINDVTISEAGRRAIHNFNSRVEPLTKVTLTEVQGAGLERGAVCLVGSTAITFRVFLEDGQGRPAGCIEGRTLHEGLTEGSTNHAVICSAPSTSGTLCGHDECRFCNPDLPETSTETTSITLPIRTTLATTTEGSDSPSSTSLSTPTTAAEEILATDASILPAYYEHDYTYDTWENETVVSPPESTTPFDFLGIPLYLLIIAVCTATILLLLVAYCLWSYYRSKREDKYRLPREGRETTFHNKAPAARAIATSEPIFTLGKPPHPAGTPPKDMYISFQFFKPPPGSSSEEPHVVQNGNGGPPHEQGSPAVPPPAEEVPDVKEEEGFDGHERGHADGEEGVESAQPSGPCTDDEPRQENGDSLLADQLPHERDNEPELEEVSEQTDPPTRQEEEEDAGSLSSSEIESSSKF